A genomic segment from Dendropsophus ebraccatus isolate aDenEbr1 chromosome 7, aDenEbr1.pat, whole genome shotgun sequence encodes:
- the LIAS gene encoding lipoyl synthase, mitochondrial, producing MRLIGVKRGAELLRLSGLAEYHTSYRVLAGISDEKKDLIHNGPDLQDFISGDLTDRNVWSDYKGNLRRQKGERLRLPPWAKTEIPMGKNYNKLKNTLRNLNLHTVCEEARCPNIGECWGGGEYGTATATIMLMGDTCTRGCRFCSVKTAKKPPPLDPDEPYNTAKAIAEWGLDYVVLTSVDRDDLPDGGAEHFARTVSLLKERNSKILIECLTPDFHGDKKAIETIAQSGLDVYAHNVETVPALQRQVRDPRANFEQSVSVLRHAKYVRPDIVTKTSIMLGLGETDEQVYDTMTALREAEVDCLTLGQYMQPTKRHLKVEEYVTPEKFKHWEKVGNELGFLYTASGPLVRSSYKAGEFFLKNLIEKRKTKAL from the exons CTGGCAGAGTATCACACATCTTACAGAGTGCTGGCCGGGATATCAGATGAAAAGAAGGACCTCATCCATAATGGGCCGGACCTACAAGACTTTATATCTGGGGATCTGACAGACAGAAATGTGTGGTCAGACTATAAGGGCAACCTGCGGCGTCAGAAGGGAGAGAG ATTAAGACTTCCCCCTTGGGCAAAGACTGAAATTCCGATGGGGAAAAATTAcaataaattaaaaaacacattAAGAAACCTGAATCTTCACACT GTGTGTGAAGAAGCCAGATGCCCCAACATTGGAGAGTGCTGGGGTGGTGGAGAATATGGAACGGCTACTGCGACAATCATG TTAATGGGAGACACTTGTACCAGGGGCTGCCGCTTCTGTTCAGTGAAAACAGCTAAAAAACCTCCCCCTCTTGATCCGGATGAGCCATATAATACAGCTAAAGCCATAGCAGAATGGGGACTGGACTACGTGGTCCTGACGTCTGTGGACAGAGATG ATCTTCCAGACGGAGGAGCTGAACACTTTGCAAGGACGGTGTCACTCTTAAAAGAGAG GAATTCCAAAATCCTTATTGAATGTCTAACGCCAGATTTCCATGGTGATAAGAAAGCTATAGAAACCATTGCACAGTCCGGTCTTGATGTTTATGCCCATAACGTGGAGACTGTCCCAGCACTACAGAG GCAAGTCCGCGACCCTCGAGCCAACTTTGAGCAATCTGTTAGTGTCCTAAGGCATGCCAAATATGTGCGTCCTGATATCGTAACAAAAACCTCCATCATGCTGGGGTTAGGAGAGACAGATGAACAAGTCTATGACACCATGACAG CTTTACGTGAAGCAGAAGTCGACTGCCTGACCCTTGGACAGTACATGCAGCCAACAAAACGTCATCTCAAG GTTGAAGAATACGTCACACCTGAAAAGTTTAAGCACTGGGAAAAAGTGGGCAATGAGCTAGGATTCCTGTACACTGCCAGTGGTCCTCTGGTCCGATCATCTTACAAAGCTG GTGAATTCTTCTTGAAGAATTTAATAGAGAAAAGAAAGACAAAGGCCTTATGA
- the UGDH gene encoding UDP-glucose 6-dehydrogenase, translating into MFQIKKICCIGAGYVGGPTCSVIAHMCPDIKVTVVDINEARINAWNSDTLPIYEPGLKEVVESCRGKNLFYSTDIDGAIQEADLVFISVNTPTKTYGMGKGRAADLKYIEACARRIVQNSNGYKIVTEKSTVPVRAAESIRRIFDANTKPNLNLQVLSNPEFLAEGTAIKDLKNPDRVLIGGDETPEGQKAVRALCAVYEHWVPAEKIITTNTWSSELSKLAANAFLAQRISSINSISALCEATGADVEEVARAIGMDQRIGNKFLKASVGFGGSCFQKDVLNLVYLCEVLNLHEVAKYWQQVIDMNDYQRRRFTSRIIDCLFNTVADKKIAVLGFAFKKDTGDTRESSSIYISKYLMDEGAKLHIYDPKVPREQIIMDLSQPGVAADERVEKLVHISTDPYEACEGAHAMVICTEWDMFKELDFNRIHSKMLKPAFIFDGRRVLDDLHGDLQNIGFQVETIGKKVASKRIPYTQSADVPKISLADVPLKKARV; encoded by the exons ATGTTCCAAATTAAGAAGATCTGCTGCATTGGTGCCGGATATGTCGGGGGCCCAACCTGCAGCGTCATTGCACACATGTGTCCTGATATCAAGGTGACGGTGGTGGACATAAATGAGGCGAGAATAAATGCATGGAATTCAGACACCCTCCCTATATATGAG CCCGGACTGAAAGAAGTGGTTGAGTCCTGCCGAGGAAAGAACCTGTTTTACTCCACCGACATTGATGGAGCCATACAAGAAGCTGATCTTGTCTTCATTTCT GTTAACACCCCGACCAAAACATATGGTATGGGAAAAGGCCGAGCCGCAGATCTTAAGTATATTGAAGCCTGTGCCCGAAGGATTGTGCAGAACTCAAATGGATACAAAATTGTGACGGAGAAAAGCACGGTGCCGGTTAGAGCTGCGGAAAGTATTCGGCGGATCTTTGATGCCAACACGAAACCCAATCTCAATCTCCAG GTCCTGTCTAACCCCGAGTTCCTGGCAGAAGGAACCGCTATCAAAGATCTTAAGAACCCTGATAGGGTCTTAATAGGAGGAGATGAGACCCCAGAAGGCCAGAAAGCTGTGCGCGCTCTGTGTGCTGTATACGAACACTGGGTCCCTGCTGAGAAGATTATAACAACCAACACTTGGTCTTCTGAGCTTTCTAAACTG GCTGCCAACGCATTTCTTGCTCAGAGGATCAGCAGTATTAACTCCATCAGTGCCTTATGTGAGGCAACTGGCGCAGATGTAGAAGAAGTGGCCAGGGCTATTGGAATGGACCAGAGAATTGGAAACAAATTCCTTAAAGCCAGTGTTG GTTTTGGTGGGAGCTGCTTCCAGAAAGATGTTCTAAATTTAGTGTATTTGTGTGAAGTTTTAAATCTGCACGAAGTTGCTAAATACTGGCAGCAG GTCATTGACATGAATGACTACCAGAGGCGAAGGTTTACCTCAAGGATCATCGATTGTCTCTTCAACACTGTAGCAGACAAAAAAATAGCTGTGTTAGGTTTTGCCTTCAAAAAGGACACAGGAGACACCAG AGAGTCCTCCAGTATCTACATCAGTAAATACCTAATGGATGAAGGAGCCAAGCTGCACATCTATGATCCCAAGGTGCCCAGAGAACAAATAATCATGGACTTATCCCAGCCTGGAGTGGCGGCTGATGAGAGAG TGGAGAAGCTGGTGCATATCTCTACAGATCCATACGAGGCCTGTGAAGGAGCTCACGCTATGGTTATCTGCACAGAGTGGGACATGTTTAAG GAACTGGATTTCAATCGCATCCATTCCAAGATGCTGAAGCCCGCATTCATATTTGATGGCCGTCGGGTTCTAGATGACCTTCATggagatctgcagaacattggtTTTCAG GTAGAAACAATTGGGAAAAAGGTGGCGTCCAAGAGGATTCCTTACACACAATCAGCTGACGTGCCCAAGATCAGCCTTGCGGATGTTCCGCTCAAGAAGGCCAGAGTATAA